The following coding sequences lie in one Flavobacterium cyclinae genomic window:
- a CDS encoding SUF system Fe-S cluster assembly protein: protein MEEFNDTINLGEDVVKVLKGIFDPEIPVDIYELGLIYDVMINEDNDVKILMTLTSPNCPVAETLPQEVEEKIKSIDAVKSCEVEITFDPPWSKDLMSEEAKLELGML, encoded by the coding sequence ATGGAAGAATTTAACGATACAATTAACTTAGGCGAAGACGTAGTCAAAGTTTTAAAAGGAATTTTTGATCCAGAGATTCCGGTAGACATTTACGAATTAGGTTTAATCTACGACGTAATGATTAATGAAGATAATGATGTAAAAATCTTAATGACCTTAACATCACCTAACTGCCCAGTGGCGGAAACTTTACCACAAGAAGTAGAGGAAAAAATCAAATCTATTGATGCTGTAAAATCATGCGAAGTAGAAATCACATTTGATCCGCCATGGAGCAAAGATTTAATGAGTGAAGAAGCGAAGTTAGAATTAGGAATGTTGTAA
- a CDS encoding SufE family protein gives MTIKQIQDEIVDEFSMFDDWMQRYEYIIELGKSLPLIDEQYKIEENIIKGCQSKVWVHGVEQDGKIVFTADSDAILTKGIIAILIRAFSNQSPKDILDANTDFIDEIGLKEHLSPTRANGLVSMIKQIKMYALAFQAKQ, from the coding sequence ATGACAATTAAACAAATACAAGACGAAATTGTAGATGAGTTTTCCATGTTTGACGATTGGATGCAACGTTATGAATACATCATCGAATTAGGAAAATCACTACCATTAATTGATGAACAATATAAAATAGAGGAAAATATCATCAAAGGTTGTCAATCAAAAGTTTGGGTTCACGGTGTAGAACAAGACGGCAAAATCGTTTTTACAGCCGATAGTGATGCTATTTTAACGAAAGGAATTATTGCGATTTTAATCCGAGCGTTTTCTAATCAATCACCAAAAGATATTTTAGACGCGAATACTGATTTTATTGATGAAATTGGATTAAAAGAACATTTGTCACCAACAAGAGCCAACGGTTTAGTTTCGATGATAAAACAAATCAAAATGTATGCTTTGGCATTTCAAGCAAAACAATAA
- a CDS encoding aminotransferase class V-fold PLP-dependent enzyme: MFDVQKVRADFPILSQKVNGKPLVYFDNGATSQKPQVVIDAISKYYSEINANIHRGVHTLSQLATDEYEVSRNTIQNHLNAKYNHEIIFTSGTTFGINLVANGFASLLKAGDEVMVSALEHHSNIVPWQFLCEKTGAKLVVIPMNEKGELILSEFDNLLSEKTKIVTLNHISNALGTVNPIEYIIKKAHGVGAAVLIDGAQATPHLRPDVQALDCDFYVFSGHKVCGPTGVGILYGKEEWLRKLPPYQGGGEMIAEVTFEKTTYAGLPHKFEAGTPNISGGIVLGTAIDYMNSIGFDNIAAYEQELLDYGTKRLQEIEGLTIYGTSENKTSVISFNIEGIHPYDIGTIIDKLGIAVRTGHHCAQPIMNFLNIPGTIRASFAFYNTKEEIDIFVEAVKKAQMMLS, translated from the coding sequence ATGTTTGATGTTCAAAAAGTAAGAGCTGATTTTCCCATTTTATCGCAAAAAGTAAATGGCAAACCCTTGGTGTATTTTGATAACGGAGCTACTTCGCAAAAGCCACAGGTGGTTATTGATGCTATTTCAAAATATTACAGTGAAATCAACGCAAATATTCACCGTGGTGTGCATACGTTAAGTCAATTGGCTACGGATGAGTATGAAGTGTCGCGAAATACGATTCAAAATCACTTAAATGCTAAGTATAATCACGAAATCATTTTTACTTCGGGAACGACTTTTGGAATTAATTTGGTGGCAAATGGTTTTGCAAGTTTGTTAAAAGCAGGCGATGAGGTGATGGTTTCGGCTTTAGAACATCATAGTAATATTGTGCCGTGGCAATTTTTATGTGAAAAAACAGGAGCGAAGTTGGTAGTAATTCCAATGAATGAAAAAGGAGAATTAATTCTTTCAGAATTCGACAACTTACTTTCCGAAAAAACGAAAATTGTAACTTTAAATCATATTTCTAATGCGTTAGGAACGGTTAACCCAATTGAATATATCATCAAAAAAGCACATGGAGTAGGAGCAGCCGTTTTAATAGACGGAGCGCAAGCAACTCCACATTTACGACCAGATGTGCAAGCATTGGATTGTGATTTTTATGTATTTTCAGGTCATAAAGTGTGTGGGCCAACAGGCGTTGGAATTTTATACGGAAAAGAAGAATGGTTGCGAAAATTGCCACCCTATCAAGGCGGAGGTGAAATGATTGCTGAGGTAACATTCGAAAAAACAACCTATGCCGGTTTACCACATAAATTCGAAGCTGGAACTCCAAATATTTCGGGTGGAATTGTTTTAGGAACCGCAATTGATTACATGAATTCAATTGGTTTTGATAATATAGCAGCTTACGAACAAGAATTATTAGATTACGGAACCAAAAGATTACAAGAAATTGAAGGGTTAACCATCTATGGAACCAGTGAAAATAAAACTTCAGTAATTTCGTTTAATATTGAAGGAATTCATCCATATGACATTGGCACAATTATCGATAAGTTAGGTATAGCGGTTAGAACCGGCCATCATTGTGCCCAACCTATTATGAATTTTTTAAATATTCCAGGTACCATTAGAGCAAGTTTTGCTTTTTACAATACCAAGGAAGAAATTGATATCTTTGTAGAAGCGGTAAAGAAAGCGCAGATGATGTTATCTTAA